The Punica granatum isolate Tunisia-2019 chromosome 4, ASM765513v2, whole genome shotgun sequence genome has a window encoding:
- the LOC116205318 gene encoding protein GLUTAMINE DUMPER 6-like — translation MANTPIWSSPIPYLFGGLGLVLILIAVALIILGCSYKKRSSSSQVEVDDQLVKLAIQPLDMEPRIVVIMAGDDKPTHLAKPVPPQAAAVHEFPTCCCDQVELNLLLSTH, via the coding sequence ATGGCAAACACGCCCATATGGAGCTCCCCGATCCCTTACCTCTTTGGTGGGCTGGGTCTTGTGCTGATCCTCATAGCCGTGGCACTGATCATTTTAGGTTGCTCCTACAAGAAGAGGTCCTCATCGAGCCAGGTTGAGGTCGATGATCAGCTGGTTAAGCTGGCCATTCAGCCACTCGACATGGAGCCGAGGATCGTAGTCATTATGGCTGGAGATGACAAGCCTACCCACCTAGCCAAGCCGGTTCCTCCGCAGGCAGCAGCGGTGCATGAGTTCCCGACCTGCTGCTGCGACCAAGTCGAATTAAATTTGCTTCTGTCAACCCACTAA